CTATATGCTGGGGTTCCAGGATGGTCCCTTTAGCGAGCACAACTTCTCCTTTTCGGACATCTTCTGCACGGAAAATGATATTATGCTTGGTTTGGCCGGCACTAAACCTTACCATGCCATTTTCAAGTTCTATGGTTTCCTCATTGATGATAACCGTATCGGCACCTGCCGGTATCTTTGCTCCTGTCATGATCTTTGCGCACTGACCGCTGCGGATATGCTGAGTGGGATCCATACCAGCCGGTATCACTTCCACGATTCGTAAATCCTTATCCAGGTCCTCCTTACGGCAGGCATATCCATCCATGGCCGATTTGTCAAAAGGGGGCAGGTCAATGTCAGAAACTACATCTTCGTATAAAATCCTTCCAAGTGCATCTTTGAAATCAATGCACTCCGAACCGGTTTGGGGGGCCGTATTAAGAACAATGTCCAACGCTTCCTTATATGATAACATACTATCGTCTGGTGTAAGATTGAGCTACAAAATTAAGAATAACCCGGAATCATGTCCACATGTTCGCATATTCACATTTAAACAGGTGTAAAAGCAGGGGAATTCGCGGCTGAGCGCCTACATGTGAATATGCGTATTTGACATTAGGTATTTATACCCAAAATGCAGATTTTCTTTGCCAACCGCTTTGCCATGCACTAGATTTACCATGACGAACCCAGACTAAACCCGAATCTAATGAAAACTACGATCGCCAGGCATTGGCTTTGCCTGTTGCTCATCATGTGCTACAGTGCAGCCTTCAGCCAGGAGAACCTGGCCATGAATGATGGCCCGGGCAATCTGAATAATGCTATTTCTTTACAAGACACGTTAAAGGGGCAGCAACCGGAACTCAGTAAGACCCCTTTCCCCGAGAAATTCAACATCTATAAGAATCAAACCACCTGTGCAATACATGTGGTGGCAAAGGACATTGAG
Above is a genomic segment from Bacteroides sp. containing:
- a CDS encoding T9SS type A sorting domain-containing protein, whose amino-acid sequence is MKTTIARHWLCLLLIMCYSAAFSQENLAMNDGPGNLNNAISLQDTLKGQQPELSKTPFPEKFNIYKNQTTCAIHVVAKDIEEGAYSIEITDLEGNRVFNEVVFLSRNHYKIIDTSNLPEEFYYLIIQSGAKRTKKKISI